A window from Bosea sp. ANAM02 encodes these proteins:
- a CDS encoding DUF1190 domain-containing protein — protein MMIPGSALALLRIATLAPALSLAGPSDLAAQAQASFYVRRDECIEAGKLTAEQCEFAYRNARAEFEQAAPRYGSRAACERNHKRCGAQMISAGGWESFGKGGASYVPRFIGVRVTGVGAARRALPVVEGTAKVAFAGRSVTELQDKVAGRRGIIGQASSAGRGAHRHVGQGAAPYVKRGDRDDTVRVPMEEKAIGSDVKPGLYVDPDGVEWYKPARPH, from the coding sequence ATGATGATTCCGGGTTCCGCCCTGGCGCTGTTGCGCATCGCCACCCTGGCTCCAGCCCTGTCGCTGGCGGGGCCGTCCGATCTCGCCGCGCAGGCTCAGGCCTCGTTCTATGTCCGCCGCGACGAATGCATCGAGGCCGGCAAGCTGACGGCCGAGCAATGCGAGTTCGCCTATCGCAACGCCCGGGCAGAGTTCGAGCAGGCGGCGCCGCGCTACGGGTCGCGCGCGGCCTGCGAGCGCAACCACAAGCGCTGCGGCGCGCAGATGATCTCGGCCGGCGGCTGGGAATCCTTCGGCAAGGGCGGGGCGAGCTATGTGCCGCGCTTCATCGGCGTACGCGTCACCGGCGTGGGCGCCGCGCGCCGGGCACTGCCGGTGGTCGAGGGTACGGCCAAGGTCGCCTTCGCCGGGCGGTCGGTGACGGAACTGCAGGACAAGGTCGCAGGACGCCGGGGCATCATCGGGCAGGCCAGCAGCGCCGGGCGCGGCGCGCATCGCCATGTCGGGCAGGGCGCGGCCCCATATGTCAAGCGTGGCGACCGCGACGACACGGTGCGCGTGCCGATGGAGGAGAAGGCCATCGGCTCGGACGTGAAGCCAGGGCTCTATGTCGATCCTGACGGTGTCGAGTGGTACAAGCCCGCCCGGCCGCATTGA
- a CDS encoding DUF938 domain-containing protein, with protein sequence MSKPQFWQPNADQQAAADPRLRAPSAQRNRDAIRAVLRDILPSSGLVLEIASGSGEHAVHFAEALPGLTFQPSDPSPDAAASIAAWTAESGLGNIRSPLIIDATAPDWPLEAADAILCINMIHIAPWAAAEGLFRQAARLLKPGRPLYLYGPYRRPGRALEPGNIAFDESLRSRDSAWGLRESDAVAALGAANGFSDPDIVEMPANNLSVIFRKA encoded by the coding sequence ATGAGCAAGCCCCAATTCTGGCAGCCGAACGCCGATCAGCAGGCCGCCGCCGATCCCCGCCTGCGCGCGCCCTCGGCCCAGCGCAACCGCGATGCAATCCGCGCCGTACTGCGCGATATCCTGCCCTCCTCCGGACTCGTGCTGGAGATCGCCTCCGGCTCCGGCGAGCATGCCGTGCATTTCGCCGAAGCCCTGCCCGGCCTGACCTTTCAGCCGAGCGATCCCTCGCCAGACGCCGCCGCCAGCATCGCGGCCTGGACCGCCGAATCCGGGCTAGGCAACATCCGCTCGCCGCTGATCATCGATGCCACGGCGCCGGACTGGCCGCTCGAAGCGGCCGACGCGATCCTCTGCATCAACATGATCCATATCGCGCCCTGGGCCGCCGCAGAGGGCCTGTTCCGGCAAGCGGCGCGCCTGCTGAAGCCGGGTCGGCCGCTCTATCTCTACGGTCCCTATCGCCGGCCAGGCCGGGCTCTCGAACCGGGCAACATCGCCTTCGACGAGAGCCTGCGCAGCCGCGATTCGGCTTGGGGCCTGCGCGAATCGGATGCCGTCGCCGCCCTCGGAGCGGCCAACGGCTTCAGCGATCCGGACATCGTCGAGATGCCCGCCAACAACCTGAGCGTGATCTTCAGAAAGGCCTGA
- a CDS encoding hemolysin family protein: MIVVALTIVNGLLAMSELAVVSSRTARLKVLSDQGSKGAATAMRLAEDPGRFLSTVQIGITLVGVLSGAFSGATLGARLSEWLGTHGFSQSMSDTLGVGIVVVAITYLSLILGELVPKQIALRDPERVAARVAPAMSLLSRIGAPLVFLLDISGKAVLRLLGQKGESEERVTEEEVRTIIAEAETAGVLERDEREMIAGVMRLADRSARALMTPRREVEVIDLEDSAEEIREQLRATRRSRLPVQDGEADSIIGVIVVKDLIEFLQAGNTQDLRALVQETPIVMDTAGSLQVLREIRSSRVHMALVFDEYGHFEGIITPGDVLEAIIGAFQEEEEGEPAIVTRADGSYLVAGWMQVDEFSHELGIPIPRDADFQTVAGFILAEMNHLPNVGESFDKGHWRFEVVDLDGRRIDKILVSRIE; this comes from the coding sequence CTGATCGTCGTGGCGCTGACGATCGTCAATGGACTCCTCGCCATGTCGGAACTCGCCGTGGTTTCGTCACGCACGGCGCGCCTCAAGGTTCTCAGCGATCAGGGCAGCAAGGGCGCCGCGACGGCGATGCGCCTCGCCGAAGATCCCGGTCGCTTTCTCTCCACCGTCCAGATCGGCATCACGCTCGTCGGCGTGCTTTCGGGCGCCTTCTCCGGCGCCACGCTCGGCGCGCGCCTGTCCGAATGGCTGGGCACGCATGGTTTCTCGCAGTCGATGTCGGACACGCTGGGCGTCGGCATCGTCGTCGTCGCGATCACCTATCTCTCGCTGATCCTCGGCGAACTCGTGCCGAAGCAGATCGCCCTGCGCGATCCCGAGCGCGTGGCGGCGCGAGTGGCGCCGGCGATGTCGCTGCTCTCCAGGATCGGCGCGCCGCTGGTGTTTCTGCTCGACATCTCCGGCAAGGCGGTGCTGCGCCTGCTCGGCCAGAAGGGCGAGTCGGAGGAGAGGGTCACCGAGGAGGAGGTTCGCACCATCATAGCCGAGGCGGAGACTGCCGGCGTGCTGGAGCGCGACGAGCGCGAGATGATCGCGGGCGTGATGCGCCTGGCCGACCGCTCGGCCCGCGCCTTGATGACGCCGCGCCGCGAGGTCGAGGTGATCGATCTCGAGGACAGCGCCGAGGAAATCCGCGAGCAATTGCGCGCGACGCGGCGCTCGCGCTTGCCGGTGCAGGATGGCGAAGCCGACTCGATCATCGGCGTGATCGTGGTCAAGGACCTGATCGAGTTCCTTCAGGCCGGCAACACGCAGGACCTGCGCGCGCTGGTGCAGGAGACGCCGATCGTGATGGATACGGCCGGTTCTCTCCAGGTCCTGCGCGAGATCCGCTCCAGCCGCGTGCATATGGCGCTGGTCTTCGACGAGTACGGCCATTTCGAGGGTATCATCACGCCGGGCGACGTGCTGGAGGCGATCATCGGCGCCTTCCAGGAGGAGGAAGAGGGCGAGCCGGCCATCGTGACCCGCGCCGACGGCTCCTATCTCGTCGCAGGCTGGATGCAGGTCGACGAGTTCTCGCATGAACTCGGCATCCCGATCCCGCGCGACGCCGATTTCCAGACGGTCGCCGGCTTCATCCTGGCCGAGATGAACCATCTGCCGAATGTCGGCGAGAGCTTCGACAAGGGCCATTGGCGCTTCGAGGTCGTCGATCTCGACGGCCGCCGCATCGACAAGATCCTGGTCAGCCGGATCGAGTGA
- the chrA gene encoding chromate efflux transporter, which produces MRLPTLAEATRVWARIGFLSFGGPAGQIALMHKELVEERRWIGEERFLHALNYCMLLPGPEAQQLTVYIGWLMHRTIGGLIAGLLFILPGALVMLGLSILYVSWRHVPLVDGIFFGVKAAVLAIVIEAGLRISRRALKNRAMVGVAVAAFIAIFLFKAPFPAIILAAGLVGWLGSRIRPDWFGRGGRHGAAGPSVVGVVDRLLSEGALAHVKPSIGKAARVLALWLPLWLAPVALLWLIAGPGSVWTQIGHFFSVMAMVTFGGAYAVLAYVAQAVVDGFGWLTAGEMLDGLGLAETTPGPLILVLEFVGFLAAFRAPGSLSPLVAGGLGALLTVWVTFAPCFLWIFLGAPYVEALRENKGLSAALGAITAAVVGVIANLALWFGLHVLFREVSGLSFLGMNPEVPVLTSLDWRAAVLAAGAAIALLRFKLGMVPVLAACAVAGTLLKGGL; this is translated from the coding sequence ATGCGGCTCCCGACGCTGGCCGAGGCGACGCGCGTCTGGGCGCGGATCGGGTTCCTGTCCTTCGGCGGGCCGGCCGGCCAGATCGCGCTGATGCACAAGGAGCTGGTCGAGGAGCGGCGCTGGATCGGCGAGGAGCGGTTCCTGCACGCGCTGAACTACTGCATGCTCCTGCCCGGGCCGGAGGCGCAGCAGCTCACCGTCTATATCGGCTGGCTGATGCACCGCACGATCGGCGGGTTGATCGCGGGGCTGCTCTTCATCCTGCCCGGCGCGCTGGTGATGCTGGGCCTGAGCATCCTCTATGTCAGCTGGCGCCATGTGCCGCTGGTCGACGGCATCTTCTTCGGCGTGAAGGCGGCCGTGCTCGCGATCGTGATCGAGGCGGGCCTCAGGATCAGCCGGCGGGCGCTGAAGAACAGGGCGATGGTCGGCGTCGCGGTCGCAGCCTTCATCGCGATCTTCCTGTTCAAGGCGCCGTTTCCGGCGATCATCCTGGCAGCCGGACTCGTCGGCTGGCTCGGCAGCCGCATCCGGCCGGACTGGTTCGGCAGGGGCGGGCGGCATGGTGCGGCCGGGCCGTCGGTCGTTGGTGTGGTCGATCGCTTGCTGTCTGAAGGAGCGCTCGCGCATGTCAAGCCCTCGATCGGGAAGGCTGCGCGCGTGCTCGCGCTCTGGTTGCCGCTCTGGCTGGCACCGGTCGCCCTGCTCTGGCTTATCGCAGGCCCGGGCAGCGTCTGGACGCAGATCGGCCACTTCTTCAGCGTGATGGCGATGGTGACCTTCGGCGGCGCCTATGCGGTGCTGGCCTATGTCGCGCAGGCGGTGGTCGACGGTTTCGGCTGGCTGACGGCCGGCGAGATGCTGGATGGGCTGGGGCTTGCCGAGACGACGCCGGGGCCGCTCATCCTCGTGCTCGAATTCGTCGGCTTTCTCGCCGCCTTCCGGGCGCCGGGCAGCCTGTCGCCGCTGGTGGCCGGCGGGCTCGGGGCGCTGCTGACCGTCTGGGTGACCTTCGCGCCCTGCTTCCTCTGGATTTTCCTCGGGGCGCCCTATGTCGAGGCGCTCCGGGAGAACAAGGGGCTTTCCGCCGCGCTCGGCGCGATCACCGCCGCCGTGGTCGGCGTCATCGCCAATCTGGCGCTCTGGTTCGGGCTGCATGTCCTCTTCCGCGAGGTTTCCGGCTTGTCCTTCCTCGGGATGAATCCGGAGGTGCCCGTTCTGACCTCGCTCGACTGGCGCGCGGCCGTTCTGGCGGCCGGTGCGGCCATCGCGCTTCTGCGCTTCAAGCTGGGCATGGTGCCGGTTCTCGCCGCCTGCGCGGTCGCCGGGACCCTGCTCAAGGGCGGGTTGTGA
- a CDS encoding FAD-dependent monooxygenase, with translation MSAPHFVIAGAGIGGLTMALSLARRGIAATVVEKRTGFGETGAGLQVTSNSGRVLDALDLALPLKRISVTSHGLMIRRWSDGSQVLEMPSSPERMPTPFRMMKRNDLHTVLLDAARAMPNIRLMVGRSVDEVSLNAEGVTVGLTARDGIGGTLSALGLIGADGLWSRVRDLTGDASPPVFTGYEAWRAVVPARAGDKPHVTLHMGSGRHAVHYPVAGGREINIVVVRQAREAREGWSRDGDRNVVTEHLAGASPALRELTGAAEGWQVWSLFDRKPAAMAKGRVALLGDAAHPILPFLAQGASLAIEDAAVLARLLAETLGREGATGVPMAFAAYAANRARRVARVQEESRGNGRNYHMGWPLNIARDFALKRLGPDGLRNRYAWLYDWQDAA, from the coding sequence GTGTCCGCTCCTCATTTCGTCATCGCCGGCGCCGGTATCGGCGGCCTGACCATGGCCCTGTCGCTGGCGCGGCGCGGCATCGCCGCGACCGTCGTCGAGAAGCGCACCGGCTTCGGCGAGACCGGGGCGGGCCTGCAGGTCACCTCCAATTCCGGCCGCGTGCTCGATGCGCTCGACCTCGCCTTGCCGCTGAAGCGGATCAGCGTGACCTCGCACGGCCTGATGATCCGGCGCTGGTCCGATGGCTCGCAGGTGCTGGAGATGCCTTCCAGCCCCGAGCGCATGCCGACGCCGTTCCGCATGATGAAGCGCAACGACCTGCATACCGTGCTGCTCGACGCTGCCCGCGCCATGCCGAATATCCGCCTGATGGTCGGCCGCAGCGTCGATGAGGTCAGCCTGAATGCCGAGGGCGTCACGGTCGGACTGACCGCGCGTGACGGAATCGGCGGCACGCTCTCCGCGCTCGGCCTGATCGGCGCCGACGGGCTGTGGTCGCGCGTGCGCGATCTCACCGGCGACGCCTCGCCGCCGGTCTTCACCGGCTACGAGGCCTGGCGCGCCGTGGTGCCGGCCCGCGCCGGCGACAAGCCGCACGTGACGCTGCATATGGGCTCTGGCCGCCATGCCGTGCATTACCCCGTCGCCGGCGGCCGCGAGATCAACATCGTCGTCGTGCGTCAGGCCAGGGAGGCCCGCGAGGGCTGGTCCCGCGACGGTGACCGCAATGTCGTCACCGAGCACCTCGCCGGCGCCTCGCCGGCCCTGCGCGAGCTCACCGGCGCAGCCGAGGGCTGGCAGGTCTGGTCACTGTTCGACCGCAAGCCCGCCGCCATGGCCAAGGGCCGGGTCGCGCTGCTCGGCGATGCCGCCCACCCGATCCTGCCCTTCCTCGCACAGGGCGCCTCGCTCGCCATCGAGGATGCCGCGGTGCTCGCCCGCCTGCTCGCCGAGACGCTCGGCCGCGAGGGCGCTACCGGCGTGCCCATGGCCTTCGCCGCCTATGCTGCCAACCGCGCCCGGCGCGTCGCCCGCGTGCAGGAGGAAAGCCGCGGCAACGGCCGCAACTACCATATGGGCTGGCCGCTCAACATCGCACGCGATTTCGCGCTGAAACGGCTCGGACCGGACGGCCTGCGCAATCGCTATGCCTGGCTCTACGACTGGCAGGACGCGGCCTGA
- a CDS encoding zinc-finger domain-containing protein, producing MAATGIPHFHNDLGVPAIKVGAHEFMCIGAKPPFDHPHVFLDMGADHEIICPYCSTLFTYEPSLKGAACIPPECAYTDPAKAA from the coding sequence ATGGCCGCCACCGGCATCCCGCATTTCCACAATGACCTCGGCGTTCCCGCCATCAAGGTCGGCGCGCACGAGTTCATGTGCATCGGCGCCAAGCCGCCCTTCGACCATCCGCATGTCTTCCTCGACATGGGCGCGGACCACGAGATCATCTGCCCTTATTGCTCGACGCTGTTCACATACGAGCCGTCGCTGAAGGGCGCCGCCTGCATCCCGCCGGAATGCGCCTATACCGATCCGGCCAAGGCAGCCTGA
- a CDS encoding heparan-alpha-glucosaminide N-acetyltransferase, translating into MTQPAPRESSRLAIVDIARGVALLAMFVYHFAYDLSMFRLIETDIVTEPGWRLFARGIAGSFLTIVGFSLVLATRRGLNLTAYLKRLAMVAGAAALVTLGTWRFMPGDFIFFGILHHVAVASVLALPFLRLPVIAVALAAALAFALPSFVAHPQLDQPWATWLGFSQAPIHTADFVPVFHWFGCVLSGIVLARLILPRLDGTALAGWRPGNKATRIAAWGGRHSLLVYLVHQPLFIGALMLATQVIAPPSPEERAFRAECQRSCAGPNVPEQVCKMVCACTVDGLKREQLWQKALDNLLSPQESARMTELARGCLRDGR; encoded by the coding sequence ATGACCCAGCCCGCGCCCCGCGAATCGTCACGCCTCGCCATCGTCGATATCGCCCGCGGCGTCGCGCTGCTGGCCATGTTCGTCTACCATTTCGCCTACGACCTCTCGATGTTCAGGCTGATCGAGACGGATATCGTCACCGAGCCGGGCTGGCGCCTGTTCGCGCGCGGCATCGCCGGCAGCTTCCTGACCATCGTCGGCTTCAGCCTCGTTCTCGCAACGCGCAGGGGCCTGAATCTCACGGCCTATCTCAAGCGCCTCGCGATGGTCGCGGGCGCCGCTGCTCTCGTCACGCTCGGTACCTGGCGGTTCATGCCGGGCGATTTCATCTTTTTCGGCATCCTGCACCATGTCGCGGTCGCGAGCGTGCTCGCGCTGCCGTTCCTGCGCCTGCCGGTCATCGCCGTCGCGCTGGCCGCGGCGCTGGCCTTCGCCCTGCCATCCTTCGTCGCCCATCCGCAGCTCGACCAGCCCTGGGCCACCTGGCTCGGCTTCTCGCAGGCGCCGATCCACACGGCCGATTTCGTGCCGGTCTTCCACTGGTTCGGCTGTGTCTTGAGCGGCATCGTGCTGGCCCGCCTCATCCTGCCGCGCCTCGACGGCACCGCGCTCGCCGGCTGGCGACCGGGGAACAAGGCGACCCGAATCGCCGCCTGGGGCGGGCGCCACAGCCTGCTGGTCTATCTCGTCCACCAGCCGCTCTTCATCGGTGCACTGATGCTCGCGACGCAGGTGATCGCCCCGCCCTCGCCGGAGGAGCGCGCCTTCCGCGCAGAATGCCAGCGCAGCTGCGCCGGCCCCAACGTGCCCGAACAGGTCTGCAAGATGGTCTGCGCCTGCACCGTCGACGGCCTCAAGCGCGAGCAGCTCTGGCAGAAGGCGCTCGACAATCTGCTCTCGCCGCAGGAAAGCGCCCGGATGACCGAGCTTGCGCGCGGCTGCCTGCGCGACGGGCGCTGA
- a CDS encoding alpha/beta hydrolase, translating into MQSFSSDGVKIAFIDMAPTSDEPKHRTIVLVHGFASSHMINWVNTQWTKTLTHAGYRVVALDDRGHGQSEKLYDPAAYSSQIMAEDVRRLMDHLDIPRAAVMGYSMGARISAHLALAHPRRLEALLLGGLGIHLVEGVGLPLGIADAMEAPSLDVLTDPMQRMFRAFAEQTKSDLEALAACIRGSRQTLTAGQVGQISMPTLISVGTKDDVSGSGPELAKLIPGAVAFDIVGRDHNLAVGDKSHKQAVLDFLARL; encoded by the coding sequence ATGCAGAGCTTTTCTTCCGACGGCGTGAAGATCGCCTTCATCGACATGGCGCCGACCAGCGACGAGCCGAAGCACCGCACCATCGTGCTCGTGCACGGCTTTGCCTCCTCGCACATGATCAACTGGGTCAACACCCAGTGGACGAAGACGCTGACCCATGCCGGCTACCGCGTCGTCGCGCTCGACGATCGCGGTCATGGCCAGAGCGAGAAGCTCTACGACCCCGCCGCCTATTCCTCCCAGATCATGGCCGAGGACGTGCGCCGCTTGATGGACCATCTCGACATCCCGCGCGCGGCGGTGATGGGCTATTCGATGGGCGCGCGCATTTCGGCGCATCTGGCGCTGGCGCATCCGCGCCGGCTCGAGGCTCTGCTGCTCGGCGGGCTCGGCATCCATTTGGTCGAGGGCGTCGGCCTGCCGCTCGGCATCGCCGATGCGATGGAGGCACCGTCGCTCGATGTTCTCACCGATCCGATGCAGCGGATGTTCCGCGCCTTCGCCGAGCAGACCAAGAGCGACCTGGAGGCGCTCGCCGCCTGCATCCGCGGCTCGCGCCAGACATTGACCGCCGGGCAGGTTGGGCAGATTTCGATGCCGACCCTGATCAGCGTCGGCACCAAGGACGACGTCTCCGGCTCCGGGCCGGAGCTGGCGAAGCTCATTCCGGGGGCGGTAGCCTTCGACATCGTCGGGCGCGACCACAACCTCGCTGTCGGCGACAAGAGCCACAAGCAGGCTGTCCTCGACTTCCTCGCGCGTTTGTGA
- the cysE gene encoding serine O-acetyltransferase, with protein sequence MPSGRSVVEARDPATGLDRLDPVWSRLRTEAEAAVAAEPALGTLIVASVLNQPSFEAAVAHRVAARLGHPAVTSDLIEQGFAEAMASDETIGFGMRADVMAVLDRDPACYRVLEPVLFFKGFHALQCHRLAHWLWKQDRRDFALYLQARSSEVFQTDINPAARIGKGIFLDHATGLVVGETAVIEDDVSMLHSVTLGGTGKQGGDRHPKIRKGVLIGAGAKILGNIEVGQCSRIAAGSVVLQPVPRNKTVAGVPAKVVGEAGCAEPSRSMDQILAGDCGAYI encoded by the coding sequence ATGCCGTCAGGGCGCTCCGTCGTGGAAGCACGCGATCCCGCAACCGGGCTCGACCGGCTCGATCCCGTCTGGTCCCGCTTGCGGACCGAGGCCGAGGCCGCGGTTGCCGCCGAGCCGGCGCTTGGCACGCTCATCGTCGCTTCCGTCCTCAACCAGCCGAGCTTCGAGGCTGCCGTCGCGCATCGCGTCGCGGCAAGGCTCGGCCACCCCGCCGTGACCTCCGACCTGATCGAGCAGGGCTTTGCCGAGGCGATGGCCAGCGACGAGACGATCGGCTTCGGCATGCGCGCCGACGTGATGGCCGTGCTCGACCGCGATCCCGCCTGCTACCGGGTGCTGGAGCCGGTGCTGTTCTTCAAAGGTTTCCACGCCCTGCAATGCCACCGCCTGGCGCATTGGCTCTGGAAGCAGGACCGGCGCGATTTCGCGCTCTACCTGCAGGCGCGCTCGTCCGAGGTCTTCCAGACCGACATCAACCCGGCGGCACGGATCGGCAAGGGCATCTTCCTCGACCATGCGACGGGCCTGGTCGTCGGCGAGACCGCCGTCATCGAGGACGATGTCTCGATGCTGCACAGCGTCACGCTGGGCGGCACCGGCAAGCAGGGCGGCGACCGCCATCCCAAGATCCGCAAGGGCGTGCTGATCGGCGCCGGCGCCAAGATTCTCGGCAATATCGAGGTCGGCCAGTGCAGCCGCATCGCGGCCGGCTCGGTCGTGCTCCAGCCCGTGCCGCGCAACAAGACCGTGGCGGGCGTGCCGGCCAAGGTGGTCGGGGAAGCGGGCTGTGCCGAGCCCTCACGCTCCATGGACCAGATTCTCGCCGGAGATTGCGGCGCCTATATCTGA
- a CDS encoding LysR substrate-binding domain-containing protein gives MPVKPPRPRLPPLKALRAFEAAARLESFAKAADEIGVTAGAVTQQIRQLEATLGFAVFRRLPQGVALTEAAREALPRLTRGFDMLGQAVQALREAQPNRPLAIAALPCIAQLWLSPRLPALRAAFPDLQISIAAMEEPPDPQRDPYDLSLFYREAAPQSGGVQLAGDAILPVCAPALAVKLATPTDLAAQTLLHDAVWRGDWARWLAFVAPGTKVDPGRGPAFSLYSLALDACLSGSGILMGRMSLIGPHLAAGRLVAPFAKAMPTPDRLTLATATAAGAHPYRAEIMDWLAGADEEGAFRPFTPSKPSS, from the coding sequence TTGCCGGTCAAGCCGCCGCGCCCGCGCCTGCCCCCACTCAAGGCCTTGCGCGCATTCGAAGCCGCGGCGCGGCTGGAAAGCTTTGCCAAGGCCGCCGACGAGATCGGCGTCACGGCCGGCGCCGTCACCCAGCAGATCAGGCAGCTCGAAGCGACATTGGGCTTCGCGGTCTTCCGCCGCCTGCCGCAGGGCGTCGCCCTGACAGAAGCCGCACGCGAGGCCTTGCCCCGCCTGACGCGCGGCTTCGACATGCTGGGACAGGCGGTGCAGGCTCTGCGCGAGGCGCAGCCGAACCGCCCCCTCGCCATCGCCGCCCTGCCCTGCATCGCCCAGCTCTGGCTCTCGCCGCGCCTGCCGGCACTACGGGCTGCGTTCCCGGACTTGCAGATCTCGATCGCGGCTATGGAGGAGCCACCCGATCCGCAGCGCGATCCGTATGATCTCTCGCTGTTCTACCGGGAGGCCGCACCACAAAGCGGTGGGGTTCAACTGGCGGGCGATGCGATCCTGCCGGTCTGCGCGCCCGCTCTCGCCGTGAAGCTCGCGACACCGACCGATCTGGCCGCGCAGACGCTCTTGCATGATGCGGTCTGGCGCGGCGACTGGGCGCGCTGGCTCGCCTTCGTCGCTCCCGGCACCAAGGTCGATCCAGGCCGGGGCCCGGCCTTCTCGCTCTACAGCCTGGCGCTGGATGCCTGCCTGTCGGGCTCGGGCATACTGATGGGGCGGATGAGCCTCATCGGCCCGCATCTCGCGGCGGGCAGGCTCGTCGCACCTTTCGCGAAAGCCATGCCGACACCGGACCGCCTGACTCTCGCAACCGCGACGGCCGCCGGCGCGCATCCGTACCGGGCCGAGATCATGGACTGGCTCGCCGGCGCGGACGAGGAAGGTGCCTTTAGACCCTTCACACCCTCAAAGCCCTCATCCTGA
- a CDS encoding aminotransferase class I/II-fold pyridoxal phosphate-dependent enzyme, producing the protein MTALGRRDWVPQASEDYVLKIAGETARQPLDAIAARIDALATENRTIHERDCVNLNPATNVMNPKAEALLSAGIGARPSLGYPGDKYEMGLEAIEQIEIIAAELAAEVFGATYAEIRVPSGAIANLYAFMIAAKAGDCIIAPPGEIGGHVTHHGAGAAGLYGIVTHPAPIDPIRYTVDVEKLRADALRLKPKLISIGGSLNLFPHPIREIRAIADEVGALVLFDAAHMSGMIAGHGWQQPLEEGAHLMTMSTYKSLGGPPSGLIVTNDAEIAKKLDAIAYPGLTANFDAAKSASLAVSLLDWKAYGRAYAQEMAQTAKALAEALSERQVPVFARDRGMTTSHQFAIEAAGYGGGQAAAKTLRAVNILSCGIGLPLPAVDGDVNGLRLGTPEIVRFGMTAADMPELAGYIAEGLNGSRPAEAVAKDVTAFRARFRTLHFMR; encoded by the coding sequence ATGACGGCACTGGGCAGGCGCGACTGGGTTCCGCAGGCGAGCGAGGATTATGTGCTGAAGATCGCGGGCGAGACGGCGCGACAGCCGCTCGATGCGATCGCGGCGCGGATCGATGCGCTCGCGACCGAGAACCGGACGATCCACGAGCGCGACTGCGTCAATCTCAACCCCGCGACCAATGTCATGAATCCGAAGGCCGAGGCGCTGCTTTCGGCGGGGATCGGGGCGCGGCCTTCGCTCGGCTATCCCGGCGACAAATACGAGATGGGACTCGAGGCGATCGAGCAGATCGAGATCATCGCGGCCGAGCTCGCGGCCGAGGTGTTCGGCGCGACATATGCCGAAATCCGCGTGCCCTCCGGCGCCATCGCCAATCTCTACGCCTTCATGATCGCGGCCAAGGCCGGCGACTGCATCATCGCGCCGCCCGGCGAGATCGGCGGGCATGTCACCCATCACGGCGCGGGCGCGGCCGGGCTCTACGGCATCGTCACCCATCCCGCGCCGATCGACCCGATCCGCTATACCGTCGATGTCGAGAAGCTTCGCGCCGACGCGCTGCGCCTCAAGCCGAAGCTGATCTCGATCGGCGGAAGCCTCAACCTCTTCCCGCACCCGATCCGCGAGATCCGGGCCATTGCCGACGAGGTCGGCGCGCTCGTGCTGTTCGATGCGGCGCATATGTCCGGCATGATCGCCGGCCATGGCTGGCAGCAGCCGCTGGAGGAAGGCGCCCATCTGATGACGATGAGCACCTACAAAAGCCTGGGCGGGCCGCCTTCCGGCCTGATCGTGACCAACGATGCCGAGATCGCCAAAAAGCTCGACGCCATCGCCTATCCCGGCCTCACCGCCAATTTCGATGCGGCGAAATCGGCCTCGCTCGCGGTATCGCTGCTCGACTGGAAGGCTTATGGCCGCGCCTATGCGCAGGAAATGGCGCAGACGGCGAAGGCGCTGGCCGAGGCGCTCTCAGAGCGGCAGGTGCCGGTCTTCGCCCGCGACCGGGGCATGACGACCTCGCATCAGTTCGCGATCGAGGCGGCCGGTTATGGCGGCGGGCAGGCAGCGGCGAAGACGCTGCGTGCGGTCAACATCCTGTCCTGCGGCATCGGCCTCCCGTTGCCGGCGGTTGACGGCGACGTCAACGGCCTGCGTCTCGGAACGCCGGAGATCGTCCGCTTCGGCATGACGGCAGCGGATATGCCGGAGCTTGCGGGCTATATCGCCGAGGGGCTCAATGGTTCGCGCCCTGCCGAGGCGGTGGCGAAGGATGTCACGGCGTTCCGCGCGCGGTTCCGGACACTGCATTTCATGCGCTAG